In the Erinaceus europaeus chromosome 22, mEriEur2.1, whole genome shotgun sequence genome, aaattaaaaaaaaagaaaatacttcagactttttttcaaaatatttaggagACATTTAGTTAAAAGCATATGTTCAATTTTTGTAGTGGTTTGAAAAGGAACGCTGTTTAAAACATGGATTAAGTAAATCTACAGGAGTTTAAACTTCTGACCTTGCAACAAAGAGAAACGTGAGGTTACACACTTTTTCTTACTATTAAGATTCATAATTTAACTGCTAAGACGGTCATAAAAACTTCTCTGGTGCTAAGAAACTTAGCTGGATGGGTAGTAGTGTGGGAGGTTCCATATTCTGTGTGAGAACACAGGGAACCTGCCTTTGGCATTCTGGTCCACATAGCTGGAAATGGTGGGGATTTCATCTTTGCTGGGGCCTGGGGGACCTTCCCTTGGGGCTCCACGGAGGGcagggcaggtgtctgtctggctGCTCCTGTCGGCGCTGCTCAGGAAGTCCTTCAGAACTTGCTTGAAGATGTAGACAATTTCCCAAGGTAGCACGTCATTTTCCGCCAGGACCTCTCGAAACCTAAGGGAAAAGCAGCAGTAAGCATTCAGTTCACAGCAGTGAGCATTCAGTTCAGAGAGCTTGTCTTGTGATGGACGCCCTGTTCTCCCCGTGACACAGCTGGGATTCCGTGCTTGCGGGGCAGTGCCCACTTTGTGAAGATTGTGCATTGCCTTAAAGCTTTGTTGCTAGTACCCAGATTGCAGGTGTACCAGGGGAGCGCAGCTGTGTGCGCTGCCtgtctgtggggctgtgggctggggactgggggccgggGCTGGGTGCAAAGGGGCAGGGCATGCATGACAGTAGGGAGCAGGATTTGCAGGCCACAGACTTCATGGAGGAGCGCAACACCGCACTGCTGTCTTACCTGCTCAGGATGGTTCCGGTTTGGCAGGGCTGAACTTGTGAGCAAAGAGCTTCCAGTTGTCTTTGCTCCGTAGCCGGGATGGTCGTGTGGGGGTTCTGGTAGTTTCTCAGCCAGTTGTAATCCACACCGGTTTTCCTCACTTTCTGTTCATTCTCGATCTCTTGTATCAATCTCTCTCGCTCCTTCAGATGCCATTTCAGCTCCCGAAGCAGAGTCTTTGTCACCACATCTGAGCCAGGGGAGCGGCTGGGTTTGTAGGCGTCGTATCTTGGCCATCTCACCCAGCTAAAAAGTGGCATTTTTAGCCTATGGAAATAGTCTCACTTGCTGATTTGCATAAAATGTTACAGTTATTATGAACAAATATTTCTTTCCTTACAATCAGTTTGCCAGAAACAGTGGCTGAATTTTTTGCTGGTTAGCTCTATAGGTCAAAGGAAGATTAAAATGCGGATTAAAGTCTTACAATTTCTATCTAGGTCAATGCCCAGAACCAGGTTTTGAAAATACTCCTGTATCACGAAGCAGAAATACACAGAGTGAGAGATAACCTAACAGTGAGCAGTTTCTGAAAATAGCTTCACACTTGCTATACAAGTTCTTCCGAGGCTTTTAACGCATCCATGTATAGGAAAGTGCCAGTGGAAACACAGCTTGACTTGGTTTCGTACAGAAAAGGTTTACCTTACCTGTCTGGGGCCGGCTAGCAGGGAAGTCGTACTCTACGCTGCTGGGTCAGGTTCTCTGGCTGTGTCTCCCGCAAAGGAGCGTGCTGTCGCCTCTGCCCACTGAAGCCGTGCTTGAAAGAAAGAACTTTCCGTGTTAGGAATGAGGTTGTGATGTCTTCATCAGGACATCATTGATTCACCGCATAAGTAAGCTTGAAGGAATGATGAGAATAACCTTTCTCTTTAATCTTCACAAATTATGTAATGATCCACCTCTTGACTGTAGCTCAGTCTGTTTGAAAATGCCAGCAGCTACGGATTCCGTTTGACATGCACTGAGACACGTCTCTGGGGTGGAGTGTCGAGCAAGTCCTCTGGAGACTCGGGCGCCCTCCCTGTGAAGGCAAAGGCTGTCGCATGATGTGAGGCTGGCTGCGCGTAGCTGCGGGTCACAGTGTAGTGCTGTATTTTTATGCCTGTAGAACTCTAAAAATAACCATGTTGCTTTTGGTCTCCAGTTTAACTTTCAGGCCATTTAGAAGCCAGGTCACTGTCCCCTCGAAGGGGAGCAAGAAAAATAGATCAGATTCAACTATTTGCAAAGTATACATTCTCAGTAAGCGCGTCGTAGCTGCACAAagacaggtggggagaaggggacaTCAGACGTGTGTGAAGGTTCTAGcagatactactttttttttttttttgtctccagggttattgctggggctcattgcctgcactacaaagccactgctcctagagactactttttccttttgttgcccttgatgtttcttgttgttaatgctgtcgttgttgttggataggacagagaaaacttgagagggaaggggaagatagagaggggagaggaagatagacacctgcagacctgcttcaccacttgtgaagcgacccaccccccttcaggtgaggagccggggctcaaagctgcgccatgtgcacttaacccgctgcactgctgcccccccccacacgctTTGTCTTCTAAGCAGGAGATTTGTACATTTAAGAATGTTGTTACTCTAGGGAAACCACTTTCTACAACTACTCACACAGATATCTTTAAGTAcactttgttatttctttttcttttttttaatatttattttcccttttactgctcttgtttttcattgttgttgtagttgttgttgttattgatgtcgtcgttgttggataggacagagagaaagacagacacctacagacctgcttcactgcctgtgaagcgactcccttgcaggtgggaagccgggggctcgaaccaggatccttccgctggtccttgtgctttgcaccacatgctgttaacccgctgcgctaccgctggattcCCTACACTTTATTTCTTTACCAGCAATACTAGGTTAAGAACAGGAGACATTAGAACCTGTGAAGTTCAAAGCAAAGTCTTCCAATTCCTAAGAGGAAATCATTTTAGTGTCTTGGAAGTGAAGGAGCCACATTTCCTGCTTTTGTCCCTAGTTTTCTGTTGTTTGTCTTTGACTGAAGCACGGACAGTTCTTTTGCTTGCACGCTAAATGGCTGCATAGTGGCTTCCCCTTTCAGGGAGTGTGTTTCTGTTCCTTCTCTTGCTTTTTCCTTTATATGGACATGGAGGAATCATCAAGTGTCCTGGGGCTGCCTGTCACGCGTGGTGGCGCGTGGTGTGTGCAGTCAGGCTGGGAGAGCGGTGCCGGGGGCTGTTTGTTCTCTTCAGCAGGCAGCTCTTCCCGTCATGTTGTTCACGGGCCAGTGACAATGGAAAGGAGCAGAGTTTCTCAGACAGAAACGTCCTCCCAGATTTTCTGCTAAAGCACCGATGGCCACCACCTCATCCTGCCTTGTCACTAATGGTCCCCAAGCTTGCCTCAGAAATGGTAGCACGGTCTTGGAGTCTGCAGGATGCACATATGTAGACAGGACTGATGTGGGAGGCCACCCTACCCTCCTCTTCTGCCCACCTCCCCAAGGTGGGCCTTGGTCAGACTGGACCTGCTGCCAGCTCCTGCTACCTCCTTCTGATCCCTCACCTGTCTATTcaccagggccctgctcagctctggcttatgctggtgctgaggattggactggggacctcagagcctccagcaggagagtctctttgcagaaccgttatgctgtctgtCTCACCTGAGCCGTCCCTTCTAGAAGGACCTTTTCTCTTCCTGCAGTCCtgtgctttctcttttctttgtatcCACATTGTGATTCTTTCTCAGATAAAATACCACCTGATATTTTTCCCTTTGAGGGAAAACAGGTTCCCCCCCACCTTGCTGTTCATTTGAACTCtggtttataatataatttatttttgttattgttgctggtgcTATACTGCTCCAGAGTGGTTTTTTCAaattgagaggcagagacagagacacagaaagaaatcacagcatagAAGctttctgcagtgtgtgtgtgtgtgtgtgtgtgtgtgtgagtgtgtgagtgtgtgtgtgtgagtgtgtgagtgtgtgtgtgtgtgtgtgagtgtgtgtgtgagtgtgtgtgtgtgtgtgtgtgagtgtgtgtgtgtgtgagtgtgtgagtgtgtgtgtgtgagtgtgtgagtgtgtgagtgtgtgtgtgtgagtgtgtgagtgtgtgtgtgtgagtgtgtgtgtgtgtgtgagtgtgtgagtgtgtgagtgtgtgtgtgtgagtgtgtgagtgtgtgtgtgtgagtgtgtgagtgtgtgtgtgtgtgtgtgtgtgagtgtgtgagtgtgtgtgtgtgagtgtgtgagtgtgtgtgtgtgtgtgtgtgtgtgtgtgagtgtgtgagtgtgtgtgtgtgagtgtgtgagtgtgtgtgtgtgagtgtgtgagtgtgtgtgtgtgtgtgtgtgtgagtgtgtgagtgtgtgtgtgtgagtgtgtgagtgtgtgtgtgtgagtgtgtgagtgtgtgtgtgtgtgtgtgtgtgagtgtgtgagtgtgtgtgtgtgagtgtgtgagtgtgtgtgtgtgagtgtgtgtgtgtgtgtgagtgtgtgagtgtgtgtgtgtgtgtgtgtgtgtgagtgtgtgtgtgtgagtgtgtgtgtgtgagtgtgtgtgtgagtgtgtgtgtgtgtgtgtgagtgtgtgtgtgtgtgtgagtgtgtgagtgtgtgtgtgtgtgtgtgtgtgagtgtgtgtgtgtgagtgtgtgtgtgtgagtgtgtgagtgtgtgtgtgtgagtgtgtgagtgtgtgtgtgtgagtgtgtgtgtgtgagtgtgtgagtgtgtgtgtgtgagtgtgtgtgtgtgtgtgtgtgagtgtgtgagtgtgtgtgtgtgtgagtgtgtgagtgtgtgtgtgtgagtgtgtgagtgtgtgtgtgtgagtgtgtgagtgtgtgtgtgtgagtgtgtgtgtgtgagtgtgtgagtgtgtgtgtgtgtgtgagtgtgtgagtgtgtgtgtgtgagtgtgtgagtgtgtgtgtgtgagtgtgtgagtgtgtgtgtgtgagtgtgtgtgtgtgtgtgagtgtgtgagtgtgtgtgtgtgtgtgtgtgtgtgtgtgagtgtgtgagtgtgtgtgtgtgtgtgagtgtgtgtgtgtgagtgtgtgagtgtgtgtgtgtgagtgtgtgagtgtgtgtgtgtgagtgtgtgtgtgtgtgtgagtgtgtgagtgtgtgtgtgagtgtgtgagtgtgtgtgtgtgtgtgagtgtgtgtgtgtgagtgtgtgagtgtgtgtgtgtgtgtgtgagtgtgtgtgagtgtgtgtgtgtgtgtgtgtgagtgtgtgtgtgagtgtgtgtgtgtgtgcgtgagtgtgagtgtgtgtgtgagtgtgtgtgtgagtgtgtgtgtgtgagtgtgtgtgtgtgcgtgtgtgtgtgagtgtgtgtgtgtgtgtgtgagtgtgtgtgtgtgtgtgtgtgtgagtgtgtgtgtgtgtgtgtgtgagtgtgtgtgtgagtgtgtgtgtgtgtgtgagtgtgtgtgtgtgtgtgagtgtgtgtgtgtgtgtgtgagtgtgtgtgtgtgtgtgagtgtgtgtgagtgtgtgagtgtgtgtgtgtgtgtgtgtgtgtgagtgtgtgtgtgtgtgtgtgagtgtgtgtgagtgtgtgagtgtgtgtgtgtgtgtgtgtgtgtgtgtgagtgtgtgtgtgagtgtgtgtgtgtgtgagtgtgtgtgtgtgtgtgtgagtgtgtgtgtgtgtgtgagtgtgtgtgtgtgagtgtgtgtgtgtgtgtgtgtgtgtgagtgtgtgtgtgagtgtgtgtgtgtgtgtgtgtgagtgtgtgtgtgtgtgtgagtgtgtgtgtgtgtgtgagtgtgtgtgagtgtgtgtgtgagtgtgtgtgtgtgtgtgtgtgagtgtgtgtgtgtgtgtgtgagtgtgtgtgagtgtgtgagtgtgtgtgtgtgtgtgagtgtgtgtgtgtgtgagtgtgtgtgtgagtgtgtgtgtgtgtgagtgtgtgtgtgtgtgtgtgagtgtgtgtgtgtgtgtgtgagtgtgtgtgtgtgagtgtgtgtgtgtgtgtgtgtgtgagtgtgtgtgtgagtgtgtgtgtgtgtgagtgtgtgtgtgagtgtgtgtgtgtgtgtgagtgtgtgtgtgtgtgtgtgagtgtgtgtgagtgtgtgtgtgagtgtgtgtgtgtgtgtgtgtgtgagtgtgtgtgtgtgtgtgtgagtgtgtgtgagtgtgtgtgtgtgtgtgtgtgtgagtgtgtgtgtgtgagtgtgtgtgtgtgtgtgagtgtgtgtgtgtgtgtgagtgtgtgtgtgtgtgagtgtgtgtgtgtgtgtgagtgtgtgtgtgtgtgtgagtgtgtgtgtgtgtgagtgtgtgtgtgtgtgtgtgtgtgagtgtgtgtgagtgtgtgtgtgtgtgtgtgtgtgagtgtgtgtgtgtgtgtgtgtgagtgtgtgtgtgtgtgtgtgagtgtgtgtgtgtgtgtgagtgtgtgtgtgtgtgtgtgtgagtgtgtgtgtgtgtgtgtgtgagtgtgtgtgtgtgtgtgagtgtgtgtgtgtgtgtgtgtgtgtctgtgtgtgtgtgagtgtgtgagtgtgtgagtgtgtgagtgtgtgtgtgtgtgtgtgtgtgtgtgtggcttgacCCTGGCTAGATTGCACAGCTCGGCAGTGCACCATTCGAGGGAgctgttctgcttttttttttttttttacatcttttttctttctttttttatatttattttcctttttgttgcccttgtttttttattattgttgtagttattattgttgttattgatgtcatcattgttgaataggacagagagaaatggagagaggcagggaagacagagaggggagagaaagatagacacccgcagacctgcttcaccacctgtaaagctactcccctacaggtggggagctggggacttgaaccaggatccttacaccggtccttgcgcttggtgccacgtgcacttaacctgctgcgcttaacctgctgtgctacctaccgcccaactcccctatgtGTCATTCTGATCTTCCCACATGAGCTGCCCAGGTGACCGCAGGTGGCCTTCTTGCCAGCTTCAGGGAGGAGAAGAGGGTTTCTCTTCTTAATTTGCACTTGCCCGGCAACTGAGTTTGAGgatgttttcatttgttttttgatTTCTTGCATTATTTCTATGACTCAGTGTAAAAACACCtattcaggggtcaggtggtaccgcagcgggttaagtgcacatggtgtaaagcacaaggaccggcgtgaggatcccttcacaggcggtgaagcaggtctgaaggtgtctttctttctcttcccctctctgttttcccctcccttcttgatttctctctgtcctatccaacaataatgacaacaataacaataaccccaacaacaataaaacaacaagggcaacaaaagggaaaaaacagcctctaggagcagtggacttttggtgcaggcaccaagccccagcaataacccttgaggcaaaaccaaaacaaaacaaaaaccaacttatTCAAGAGTTTCTCTAGCACAGAAGGGCTTCTTCTTGGGGACACCATGCTAACTTTTAAGTATACTTTGCAGACCACGTGACCGAAAGCGCTCAGAAGTGGAGTATATTAACAAGTACAGAGAGCTGGAGGCCCAGCAGCTGGACCTGCCCACCCCCCGGGATGCCCCCCGCAGGCCAGGTAAGCAGCCGTCTACACCCCAGATCCGCGAGCTGGAGTGGAGCTGGAACAGCAGAGGCCAGTGGGGCGTCGGGGTATGGGCAGTGGGAGCCAGGAGAGCAGGAGGCTTCTGTCAGTAGAAGTGAGAAAGAGGTGGGTGTGCCTTCTTCCTGGAGTGAGTCGGGACTCTGCCTTCCAGACCAGAGTCAGGGAACTAAAAAAGCTGCTGGCTGGTGCTGACTTGTCCCAGCAGTGTTGGAACACTGGTGTGGTTACAGTGCACACCTCTCTCTACTTGTGTCCGTTTGTCTGTACTCATAGCACAAACTTGCTTCCACGCCTCTGCCAGCTGAGGGCCCCTGCTGCCTACCCACTCTTGGGAAGTGCAATGACCTCGTACTCTGACTATTTGTGTctcttgttgctggggcttcacagctCCTGGTTCCAAGGGGGCAGCtccaggggggccaggtggtggcacaccaggctaaacgcacactttacagtgctcaaggacctgggttcaagcccccgggtccccacttgcaggggaaagcttcacaagtggtagagcaaggctgcagatatctctctgtatctctctccactccttctctctcagtttctctctgtctgtatccaataataaataagtaaaatattaaaaagacatttaaaaaaaaaggagagagggacagggacagtgaGACAGCATAGCACCAAAACACCCCCCAGCATGGCATGGGCTGGCTGGGCCGCACTTGAATCCAGATCATGGGCACAGCACAACACAGCAGGGGCCGTCCCAGGAGAGCTGTCTTTTCCCTGTCACAAATACTTTCTGATTTTGGTGCTACACAGGTGTTTTGTTCGCATAAGCATCATTGAAAATTATTcccaaggagttgggcggtagcgcagcaggttaagagcacgtggcacaaagtacaaggaccagcataaggatccgggtttgagccccctgctccccacctgcaggggcgtcacttcacaggcggtgaagcaggtctgcaggtgtctctctttttctccccctctgtcttcccctcccctctccatttctctctgtcctatccaacaatgatgacatcaatagcaataagaactacaacaataaaaagggcaacaaaagggaaaataaataataataataaaagaaaattattccTAACCAAGGATGCACATTCAGTGGAATGATTTTATATAGTTAAAAAACTAAGTCATTTAAATAGATTGAGATTTAATTGCATTTCTTAATAGCCTGTGTATGTTTCTAAACTGTGGCCTCCTGCAGGGTTTCTGTGGCTCTTGTGTGACAGTCTTGGATTTCTCCGGGGACAGTGTCTGGGTTGTGATTAAATGCTGTGGTGCCACCTCCTTTTAATTTGGTGATATTTTTAGTGGTGTCTCCACCCCTTACAGCTTTTCCTCTAGTTTAGAAGATCTGCCTATGTGGGCTATATAATATCTGAAAATGGAAGCACTtgagtttgttttaattttatcttcATAATACATCGCACACTTGGAGAAAGTGAGATGTTTATTTTGAAGATTTAATTTTATGGTTGAAGCAGTAATGCAGTAATTAAGCTTACTTTCTATACTGTAGAGTgtctaaattctttttattttcttttatttttaaaaaggaaacactgacaaaaactataggataagaagggtataactccacacaattcccaccaccagaactccgtatcccatccactcccttgatagttGTCAAGAGTGTCTAAATTCTAAGATGAGAAGTATGATTAAGTTCTCCAGTTCAGATTTATTAcacaggatggggagatagcacaatggctgtgcaaagagactgtcatgcctgaggttccagagtttcaggttcagtcccccatgccaccataagccagagctgaacgatATTCTGATAAATAAGAAAGATCAACCAATGAACCAAACAAAACACCAAATTCATGACCCGTCTAGAACCCTCACTGCTAGCTTAGGTAGACTCTGGATTTGGTGGGGATGATGTGGTGAGGTGGCTTAGTAGAAACTagcattttttttcctggtttctGGTTTTCCCAAGTTGATGTGCAGTATTTTAATGTTAGTACCctgggaaaaagagagaataagaaaacGAACAGCAAGTGTTCAGGTCCAAGCATTTCTCCTGTCACCTTTGGGTCATGTCATTTGCCTTGGTAGCTTGTTGATCTGCCCGGAACGACCTGTTTTCTTGCTCCCCTCTAGCCTGCCGCCTTCATTTCTGGTTTTCTGATTCTGTTGCTGCTGCACAGATGGAAGGCCCAGTGAGCCGGTGCCCTCCCCCATCTGCCTTCAGGCGCGGCTGTGCTGGGGCTGCGGCTCAGTGACCCCAAAACGTCAGAGCGAGTTGTGTGTACCATAGAGAAAGGACTAAGCTTAGATAGAACAGTCATGGCTTCTAgaaagtctctgtctctcagagtCGCAGCCTTCGAAGTGCATGGCATCCAGGCCCGCAGGTCACAGCAGGGTTGTCAGAGCAGCGGGCTTGGTTAGCGTGCTCTCAGCCAGGCGGGGGCCCTCAGCAAAAAGCCACGAGGGTGTGggatgtgtgtgggtgtgggaatggggggtggggggagagggactgGCGAGTCTAAATGCTCATTTGTTTTGGAAGCAAAAACAGTTTCTCAAGTTTGTATCCTGTGGATCTGGGTGCTTTGTTGAACTGCCAAGTCCTGATTGGGGTGGCACTGGTGGCCCAGCGAAAGGACAGTCTGTGTGTGAGATGCCGGGGCTGGccagctttgggccacatgcctgCTGGGAGTCACAGGCCACGCCTGGCTGTTCCCTACCATTTCACTCTAGGAACAAGAACACACAGTTAGCATGGTGGAGAATGCTACTGAACGCAGATAGAAGTGCGTTCCCGCGCAGCATTTTGGTGCTGTCTTCAGGTGGTAGGCTCTGTAGGCCTTTCATCTTAGGAAGCTCCACTAGAGGCACAGAGCTGAGGGCTGTGACAGGCAGGAGGACATGTTCAGGCTTTCTCTGTGACCCAGTGCATACTGCAGGAGCTGCGCATCTGCCGCAGACTGCGGCTCTGTGGGTATGCACACGTGCTGCGCTGTAGGTTAGctgcagtgcctggcttccttgtCTGCTTTCGGATAGCGgcactgtgtgtgtctttctccatcCAGGTCTGCGGCCGGCCAAATCTGGCAGTGTGACTTGTGTCCCCAAGACAGCGTACAAATATCCTGACCTGCCCATCAGTCGCTGTAAAGAAGAGGTAACGTTGTTgtcagcttttaaaattttttaaaaataatttttaaatgatttttattatctttatttattgcatagagacagccagaaatcaagagggaaggggggaagggaagatagagagggagagagacagagagacacctgcaaccctgcttcaccactcatgaagctttccccctgcaggtgcaaggACCCctctaacccgggtccttgcacgttgtaatacacgcgctcagccaggtgcgccaccacctggcccctttttacaatttttaaaaattatctttatttatttattggatagagccaggtagaaatcgagagggaagggggtgataaggagagagagagagagagacacctgcagcactgcttcaccacttgtgaaactttccccttgcagatggggaccaagggattgaacctgggtccttgcacattataacatgtgtgttcaaccaggtgcaccaccactcggcccccactGTCATAGTTTTGCTCTCTCTCcatccattaattttttttcaaatggcaAATGTAAGTGAAACAGTGGAAGATGATtgtttaaaaatgtatctgaagAATTTCAACAAAATGTTAAAGTGTCATAAGCTGTGGTTTCATGTTTCTTAATAGAATTACATGGAGGTGCAttacataatttaaaataatagaaatttaGATTAGTCAGAGCT is a window encoding:
- the RD3L gene encoding protein RD3-like, which encodes MPLFSWVRWPRYDAYKPSRSPGSDVVTKTLLRELKWHLKERERLIQEIENEQKVRKTGVDYNWLRNYQNPHTTIPATEQRQLEALCSQVQPCQTGTILSRFREVLAENDVLPWEIVYIFKQVLKDFLSSADRSSQTDTCPALRGAPREGPPGPSKDEIPTISSYVDQNAKGRFPVFSHRIWNLPHYYPSS